GAGCACACCAGGCTGCGGCGCTACCTGACCCCCGAGTTCACCATGCGGCGGCTGCGCAGGCTGGAGCCGCGCATCGAGGCCATCGTCGAGGAGCACCTCGACGCGATGGAGCGCAAGGGCTCGCCCGTCGACCTGGTCGAGGCGTTCGCGCTGCCGATCCCCTCACTGGTGGTGTGCGAGCTGCTCGGCGTGCCGTACGAGGAGCGGGCCGACTTCCTCCGGCTCAGCACCGACAGGTTCGACTTCTCCGCGGGCCCCGAGGCCTCGCTGGACGCGGTGAACGAGTCGATGGCCTACCTCACCGAGCTGGCCGTCAGAGAGCGCAAGAACCCCGGCGACGGCCTGCTGGGCCAGCTGGTGCGCGACTACGGCGACGAGATCTCCGACAAGGAGCTGGCCGGGTTCGCCGACGGGCTGCTGACCGGCGGTCACGACACCAGCACCAGCATGCTCGCGCTGGGCACGCTGTGGCTGCTGGAGAACCCCGACGAGCTGGCGAAGGTCCGCGAGGGCGGCGAGCACGTCACCAGAGTGGTGGAGGAGCTGCTGCGCTACCTGACCGTGGTGCAGGTGGCCTTCCCCCGCTTCGCCCGCGAGGACCTCGATCTAGCCGGGCAGCGCATCGCCAAGGGCGAGATGGTGCTGTGCTCGCTCACCGCGGCCAACCGCGACCCCGCGCTCGGCCCCGACATGGACAGCGTGAACCCGCTCCGCGACGTGCCCTCCCACCTGGCCTTCGGGCACGGGGTCCACCGCTGCATCGGCGCGCCCCTCGCGCAGATGGAGATGCGGATCGCCTACCCCGCGCTGCTGCGGCGCTTCCCCTCGCTCAGGCTGGCCGTGCCGTACGACGAGGTGCCCTTCAGGGAGCTGGCGATCGTCTACGGCGTGAAGGAGCTCCAGGTCGCCTTCTAGGTCAGGATCAGCAGCGTCACCACGGCGACCGCGACCACGCCGAGCGTCATCACCACCACGGTGGCCAGCAGCACTCGCACGTTCAAG
This window of the Nonomuraea africana genome carries:
- a CDS encoding cytochrome P450 — translated: MSENEFPLVQFMREGFDPVAELARIRTEQPVFPMQIPGGQTVWLATRYEDVRAVLGDTGRFSNDFGNVTGMGATQDDPGGLGFRDPPEHTRLRRYLTPEFTMRRLRRLEPRIEAIVEEHLDAMERKGSPVDLVEAFALPIPSLVVCELLGVPYEERADFLRLSTDRFDFSAGPEASLDAVNESMAYLTELAVRERKNPGDGLLGQLVRDYGDEISDKELAGFADGLLTGGHDTSTSMLALGTLWLLENPDELAKVREGGEHVTRVVEELLRYLTVVQVAFPRFAREDLDLAGQRIAKGEMVLCSLTAANRDPALGPDMDSVNPLRDVPSHLAFGHGVHRCIGAPLAQMEMRIAYPALLRRFPSLRLAVPYDEVPFRELAIVYGVKELQVAF